ttattttatctttaattcaaaattatttaaaaaattttactatagtaaaattcattagaatgaatattaaaaaaattaaatcatcatatttaagtttcataaaaaaataattatttttttaattaatagataataaaattattttttataaactgtaaaatattatttaaccttttttttccctttttttgccttttaattaattttatagtcCAGACTAACCCATACCAAGTTCTCtataaaaaagaagaatgagCTCCTTATTCTCCGATAGGCtgaaaaatttgcaaaattgaTCACTAATCGTAGAATGGAAGGCCCCAGCAGCATGGTGAGAGTTGATACGTTGCGGAATCTACAGAGCCTGGCCAAGGAAGGAGATGTGGAAGCATTATTTTCAATACTTGAAGAGGATCCCAACGTTTTAGAGCGTATTGATCAAGTACCATTTGTGACTACTCCCTTGCATACAGCTGCAAGGGAGGGAAAGATCCATTTCGCCAAGGAGATACTAAACTTAAAGCCTTCATTTGCTAGGAAGCGAGATCATCTTGGGCGTAGCCCCCTCCACTTGGCTTTGGAGGGAAAACACCTGCAGAAAGGGCTTAGTCCCCGTGATTTGGATTTGGAGAAGTACCAGGAACTTGTAACATGGTTGATAAAACATGACAGTGAGGTTGTTCGTGTTAAAGCAAAGGGGATGGTTACTCCTCTGCACTATGCAGCTCAAGTAGACGATGCATCCAGTTTGGCTGAGTTTTTGTCTGTTTGTCCCTCATCAATCGAAGAGTTGACTGTTAAATCTGAAACTGCTGTCCATGTCGCCATAAAAAACGAGAGTTTGAAAGTCTTTGACGCCTTGTTACAATGGCTTCGACACGTCAACAAAGAGGAGATCCTGAACTGGAAGGACGAGGAAGGAAACAATGCATTGGATACGGCATTATCTGCAAATCAATCTGACGTAAGCATCCGATTTTCCTTGTCCTTTTCTTTACATAagcttctaatatttcattttctcctttatAATGAAGATGGTGGAGCAGTTGCTTGGATATATGAGAGAGGATATAGAGAACAGTAAAGGTTCGACAGCTTTGGATATCTGCTCTGAGGAAAATGAAGCTGTTAGGGACAATCCACTTGCTGCTAGAGCTAAAAGAGCATGTGATCTCTGTTGTCCTTCACTAAATATTCCAGTAGCAGTCATGAAGTTTCCTAGTCGCTTATCGCTAGCAAAAATAATTCTGAAAAGCCCTGGGCAGGTATACCAAAGCGTTGGTAAAATTCCCCTTGAAATGAGAAATGTACTACTTGTGGTAGCTACATTGGTAGCCACAGCTACCTATCAAGCTGCACTGAGCCCCCCCGGAGGATATTGGCAAGATGACGGCAATCAGCTGCCTGTAGCCAACAACACTGGTATCAGTAACACCACCACCTCTGCTATCAGTAACACCAACACCACCACCGCTATCAGtaacaccaccaccaccgctATCAGTAACACCACCACCGCCGTCTTTGGTTCAGAGCCTTCTGAACAACACCGTGCAGGGAATATGATTCTGGGGTCTATTACCCAATTAGTATTTTTGGCAAGTAATTCTTTGGCTTTTTTTACGTCGGTGTGCTTAATTTTGACTATCATAGCTGAGCTCCCATTTTTGGAAATCAATGTTCTAATGATATCTCTGATGGTAGCTTcgtattttatttctatttttgacACTTTTCACCCCACCGAAAGTAACTCTGTAAAGTCTGCGTCTATCATTATTCTGTCTGCAGGTATTTGTGCAGCATATGTTATTGCATTTTATTTAAGCAGAGCCGGTGTAAAGATGCGACAAGGTAGGGTGAAAACTTAGGAGCCTACGTAGAAAAGTGAATTCAATTTAAGCTGCCacttgtttatgttttgttgttAAGAGCCAGCAATATTGTTTGTAATGTTATTGTCATCCCtgcttttaatatatttaatgaatttgtTTCTTTCACCGTTACAGATTACGATGTGATTTCCACTATGATTATTGTAAGGACGTAGCTTATTATCCAATTCAATCATCTTAAAACATGTGAATTTGTAGTATCACTCTTATCTGGTAAATGTGTTAGGactattgaaataaatatgatCAATTACTAAGCATAATTATAagcacatatttttttatacaaaatttggtatataaataatatattaatatataattgagtgactttaaacttaaaaaaaagttacacCTAATCACATTACtcttatatactaaaaaatatgagctcataacattactcttataaAATATGGATGACCATTTCTAAAACACTCAAGGGCAGTTATGAAATGGACAATTATAAAAGGGAGAGGAgaagaaaatttgagtttatgcAGTTTAGTTGTGGGCAACTTTAGGGCTAATTAGAAAGGTTATCAAGGTTGAGAAACTAGTTGTATCCTTGGGTTTATTTGGGTAAAATGTtgtcattttgtcaataaataagaaatttgaatcataaatttaaattataaattcaagttaaatttgaattaaattattttttatttgaatcaaactcaaactaatcttaaatttagtttaacaaTCTCAAActtaaccattttttatttgaatcagaTTCAAATCAAAGAGTGTTTGAACTCAACCTAGTTGGTATCCACCCCTTGTGCCTCCTTTTgccttgtcattttctttacacaAGCTTCTGATAATTCCTTATCTCCTCAATAATAAAAGCGGTAAAGTTGTTGATTGGATGTATGAAAGTGTTATGAtcttttaatgattaaaaaacaatatttaaaataattttaaatgatttatcatttaaatatagtgtaaattattttaacaacaaaacaaccttaatttgattatatatattattaaaattgatagataaaatttaaaattaagtcttaaaaatcaatttaacaaaattaaatttttttacgcTGATTAGGTCAAATCCGATTTTTTATTAGGTCCAATGTTCAAATCGTCCAATTGCACATTTATTTCACTAGTCCATATTTTATTTCACATTTATTTCACTGGTTTATGCTACAACCTTGCAATAATCATATACCAAGTgcacatttatttcaaaatgtaTGCACATTTATTTCACTAGTCCTAACACATATGTTGTGTCAGATTGAGTGATATTTTAAAGACACATGCTTTAAGATGATTGGATAGTAAGCTACATCCTTGCAATAATCATATACCAAGAGCTTTCTATAAACTCTTGCCTACTCAGCTCTTTTAGAGATGGTTTTTTCTCACCAAAACTGCCCTGCTACATGGCATTTCGGTTCGGAGCCATTGGTTTCTGGGGAGAATTGGTGGTGAGAAAGTTAAAGATAtcttaagaagaaaaatctgGAACCAAAAGAGAGAAGCAGTTTGTTCTTAAGTCAACACTTTTCTTGAATGAAACATTTCTCTCATTTTTAACTAGCATTTGAATTTTGGTTGAAGATAGAAAAGCGTGGCTTTATAAGGATGAAAAAGATTActgtaacaaaaacaataataaaagtatgtttacttattttaagtttataaataagtatatatttaatatataatattaaatgattaaataattttaaatttacggtaaaataatacttaatcatataataaaatatcaaatgtatatttatttgtatcaaaTGTAAATAACACAAGATCAAAGCTTCTGTAACCCTGACTAAATCTTTTCGCAATTCTTGCTGAAAACGACAAGCCCCCAGAAAAGTACTCAACTAGTGAAATTTTTCGTGAATCTCTTAAAGACGGATGATGGAGTTGAGATGCACTTTTAGCTTTAGCAGCAAGTAGAATGTCCCCAACTGCTGCATCTACCAAACCTTGACCTTGGCGATCGTAGAAGATGTCCAAAGCTGTCAAAACTTTTCTGTTCTTTATATTCACGTTCATGTATCCAATCAACAGCTTCGCCATCTTCATAATTGAGGAGAGAAGGAAATATTAGAAGCtttttgtaaagaaaatgaaaaggcaAATCGGATGCTTACCTCAGGTTGATTTGCAGATACTGCAGTATGCAATGCATTGTTTCCTTCTTCGTCCTCCCACTTCAGAATCTCTTCTTTGTTGAAGCATTGAAGCCATCCTAACAGGACTTTAAAGGCTTTTAAACTCCCGTTTTTGAGGGTGACATGTACAGCAGTTTCAGATTTAACAGTCAAATCTTCGATTGATAAtggacaaacatacaaaaagtcAGCCAAACTGGATTCATCGTCTAGTTTAACTGCATAGTGCAAAGGAGTAACCATCCCCTTTGCTTTAGCAGGGACAACCTCATTGTCATGTTTTATCAACCATGTTACAAGTTCCTGGTACTTCTGCTCCAAATCCGAATCACGGGGACTAATCCAAATTCTGAAAAGCCCTGGTCAGGTATACCAAAGCGTTGATAAAATTCCTCTTGAACTCCAAAATGTACTATCGTAGTCATTATTTTGTCAACGAGCTGTAAACTTGAACCACaaatttgaacatcaaatttaaactatgaatacaagtcaaatttgagctaaatcgaatcaaattattttttatttgaatcaaactcaaatcaattttaaatttggtttaacaATCACAAACCAAAGACTGTTAGAACTCAACCTGGTTTGTATCCACCCCTTGCGCCTCATTTTgccttgtcattttctttacacaAGCTTCTGATATTTCCTTATCTCCTCAATAATAAAAGCGATGAAGTTGTTGATTGGATGTATGAAAGTGAGT
This sequence is a window from Mangifera indica cultivar Alphonso chromosome 20, CATAS_Mindica_2.1, whole genome shotgun sequence. Protein-coding genes within it:
- the LOC123204900 gene encoding ankyrin repeat-containing protein BDA1-like, with product MEGPSSMVRVDTLRNLQSLAKEGDVEALFSILEEDPNVLERIDQVPFVTTPLHTAAREGKIHFAKEILNLKPSFARKRDHLGRSPLHLALEGKHLQKGLSPRDLDLEKYQELVTWLIKHDSEVVRVKAKGMVTPLHYAAQVDDASSLAEFLSVCPSSIEELTVKSETAVHVAIKNESLKVFDALLQWLRHVNKEEILNWKDEEGNNALDTALSANQSDMVEQLLGYMREDIENSKGSTALDICSEENEAVRDNPLAARAKRACDLCCPSLNIPVAVMKFPSRLSLAKIILKSPGQVYQSVGKIPLEMRNVLLVVATLVATATYQAALSPPGGYWQDDGNQLPVANNTGISNTTTSAISNTNTTTAISNTTTTAISNTTTAVFGSEPSEQHRAGNMILGSITQLVFLASNSLAFFTSVCLILTIIAELPFLEINVLMISLMVASYFISIFDTFHPTESNSVKSASIIILSAGICAAYVIAFYLSRAGVKMRQGRVKT
- the LOC123204369 gene encoding ankyrin repeat-containing protein BDA1-like gives rise to the protein MVTPLHYAVKLDDESSLADFLYVCPLSIEDLTVKSETAVHVTLKNGSLKAFKVLLGWLQCFNKEEILKWEDEEGNNALHTAVSANQPEMAKLLIGYMNVNIKNRKVLTALDIFYDRQGQGLVDAAVGDILLAAKAKSASQLHHPSLRDSRKISLVEYFSGGLSFSARIAKRFSQDFSS